From Mesotoga infera, a single genomic window includes:
- a CDS encoding peptidase — protein MKRILSVFFLLVSLALPLLAHALEDVSVEEWRQDIGFLEERLSRTHPNPYFKTDEGTFRQLLRSLERDLEDLSSSEIYTRLTEIVASIGDGHTAIYPDSRLAVYPIYTYWFTDGLYIVATSESEKHLLNCRVVEIAGMEVDDALERLKKVVSYDNEWGFLQSHSDYLNKEEIMKGLGMVEADGELLLKVEKEGKIIEASVKPQREVFHWLQKRADEIDRTYQGRKYWYQYYPDSGVLHFHYASCGSERGNPFILFNCRMFLFTWTNPVSKFVLDLRGNGGGSSVVLEPFILRMMIDWRLNRTGKLFVLIDRGTFSSAVLNAISMRKRTNAIFVGEPTGGSPRHYGEVKRFQLPNSEIAVSCSTTYWKTTSDTSEAFMPDILTVRSFQDYYEMRDLAFEAVMTYGSEGEE, from the coding sequence ATGAAAAGAATTCTATCCGTGTTTTTCCTCTTGGTCTCATTAGCACTGCCACTTCTCGCTCATGCTTTGGAGGATGTATCCGTAGAGGAGTGGAGGCAGGACATCGGGTTTCTCGAAGAGAGACTGTCGAGAACTCACCCTAATCCCTATTTCAAGACGGACGAGGGTACGTTCAGACAGCTTCTGCGAAGTCTGGAACGCGATCTGGAGGACCTGTCGTCGAGCGAGATCTACACAAGGCTTACAGAAATCGTCGCATCGATTGGAGACGGCCACACTGCGATCTATCCCGATAGCAGGCTTGCCGTGTATCCGATTTACACTTACTGGTTTACTGATGGGCTTTATATAGTCGCTACATCTGAAAGTGAAAAGCACCTGCTGAACTGCAGAGTAGTTGAGATTGCGGGCATGGAAGTCGATGACGCTCTGGAAAGGTTGAAGAAGGTTGTATCATATGACAATGAGTGGGGATTTCTCCAATCTCACTCTGATTATTTGAACAAAGAAGAGATTATGAAAGGTCTGGGAATGGTTGAAGCAGATGGGGAGCTTCTTCTTAAAGTCGAAAAGGAAGGAAAGATAATAGAAGCCTCCGTAAAGCCTCAAAGAGAAGTATTTCACTGGTTACAGAAGAGAGCGGATGAGATTGACAGAACCTATCAAGGAAGGAAGTACTGGTATCAGTATTACCCCGATTCAGGAGTCCTCCACTTTCATTATGCTTCATGTGGTTCGGAAAGAGGAAACCCGTTCATACTGTTTAATTGCAGAATGTTTCTATTCACCTGGACCAACCCAGTAAGCAAATTCGTCCTTGATCTCAGGGGAAATGGAGGAGGCAGCTCAGTAGTTCTGGAACCTTTCATTCTGAGAATGATGATAGATTGGAGATTGAACAGAACTGGAAAGCTCTTTGTTCTAATCGATCGCGGAACCTTCTCTTCGGCAGTTCTCAATGCCATTTCCATGAGAAAACGCACAAACGCGATCTTTGTGGGTGAACCGACCGGTGGCAGTCCGAGACATTATGGTGAAGTGAAGAGATTTCAGCTGCCCAACTCGGAAATTGCCGTAAGTTGTTCAACCACTTATTGGAAGACCACATCCGATACATCGGAAGCTTTTATGCCGGATATATTGACAGTGAGATCCTTCCAGGACTACTATGAAATGCGAGATCTAGCCTTTGAAGCCGTTATGACCTATGGATCGGAAGGGGAGGAATAG